A stretch of the Halorussus salinus genome encodes the following:
- a CDS encoding carbohydrate ABC transporter permease, translating to MATEQSSDDFERESRRSGPYVRAVRWMENLGDAAFAYLLLAPALLILGVIAFWPLVRTFELSLHADQLVGTGTVGEYVGLTNYVELLTGQRSALLVRPLIPTVTWSDQFPFFHGIQNPFTAALTVTFIFTIVSVLVETVIGFGQALVLDQDFRGRRWVRVAIILPWAVPIVIQGMIFFLLFQPNIGFLVDPLQNLGVFSATPLSNSVDSLLILVVADVWKTSAFMALLILAGLQSIDRNLYDVARVTGASKWQQFKMITLPLVLPTVLVAMLFRTIGALRIFGLIETVTSCSTVPSLSCLVVSAFSSRQYGTAAAVAFITAGIIAVAVSVYIAKFADTQGGGV from the coding sequence ATGGCCACCGAACAATCGAGCGACGACTTCGAGCGCGAGAGCCGCCGGAGCGGCCCGTACGTCCGCGCCGTCCGCTGGATGGAGAATCTCGGCGACGCGGCCTTCGCGTACCTGCTTCTAGCTCCGGCGCTGCTCATCCTCGGCGTCATCGCGTTCTGGCCGTTGGTCCGGACGTTCGAGCTGTCGCTCCACGCCGACCAACTCGTCGGAACCGGCACGGTCGGCGAGTACGTCGGACTGACGAACTACGTCGAGTTGCTCACCGGCCAGCGGTCGGCCCTGCTGGTGCGACCGCTGATTCCGACCGTGACGTGGAGCGACCAGTTCCCGTTCTTCCACGGCATCCAGAACCCCTTCACGGCGGCGCTGACGGTGACGTTCATCTTCACCATCGTGAGCGTCTTGGTGGAGACCGTCATCGGGTTCGGACAGGCGCTGGTGCTGGATCAGGACTTCCGGGGCCGACGCTGGGTCCGGGTCGCCATCATCCTCCCGTGGGCGGTCCCCATCGTGATTCAGGGGATGATCTTCTTCCTGCTGTTCCAGCCCAACATCGGGTTCCTCGTGGACCCGCTCCAGAATCTGGGCGTGTTCAGCGCGACGCCGCTGTCGAACAGCGTGGACTCGTTGCTCATCCTCGTGGTCGCAGACGTGTGGAAGACATCGGCGTTCATGGCCTTGCTCATCCTCGCGGGCCTCCAGAGCATCGACCGCAACCTCTACGACGTGGCTCGGGTCACGGGCGCATCCAAGTGGCAGCAGTTCAAGATGATTACGCTGCCGCTGGTCCTGCCGACGGTGCTGGTCGCGATGCTGTTCCGCACCATCGGCGCGCTCCGGATATTCGGCCTCATCGAAACTGTGACGAGCTGTAGCACGGTGCCGTCGCTGTCGTGTCTGGTCGTCTCGGCGTTCAGTTCGCGCCAGTACGGGACCGCGGCCGCAGTCGCGTTCATCACCGCGGGCATCATCGCCGTCGCGGTGTCGGTCTACATCGCCAAGTTCGCCGATACGCAGGGAGGTGGCGTCTGA
- a CDS encoding extracellular solute-binding protein — protein MADDQSEKAVSSVSRRRFVQAAGATGTAASLAGCTGGGGGDSTATTTSSGTGGGTTTIQMATDSDLAGIETKFNKWLHEAGLSKDVKVETIAGSDITGKRQDKYTQWLSSGRKKPSLLMMDNGWTLPFIVRNQLLNLSEEIPETTKMVEDEYFGASVNTTKGPNGDMYAVPLFPDLPTMQYRKDLVQDAGYDTSDWATNSMTWKRFSEITADVKQQSDVDYGFTFQFKSYGGLSCCTFNEFLSSFGGTYFGGLDNLFGPVGDRPITVDEKPVVDSLRMVRTFVNGQDDEYSLDGITGDISPQAVLQWSEEPSRKPFTSGNAVMHRNWPYSVNTSGADENLGENLGVMPIPHGVSPENAKYEGTGGAVAALGGWHTTVNPNTEKKDIALEIVKLLTKKEMQYNLLEEIGWMPPRPPMLESDKAKNIPVMGRYMETFQKAGQNAIPRPVTAVWPQQRSKIAQEANATAAGQKAPKKAMTDLKKTLKQIEDSV, from the coding sequence ATGGCGGACGACCAATCCGAGAAAGCAGTTAGTTCAGTTTCACGACGACGCTTCGTTCAAGCCGCCGGAGCGACCGGGACCGCCGCGAGCCTCGCCGGTTGTACCGGTGGCGGCGGTGGCGACTCGACGGCGACGACCACCTCGTCGGGCACCGGCGGCGGCACGACGACCATCCAGATGGCGACCGACTCCGACTTGGCTGGCATCGAGACCAAGTTCAACAAGTGGCTCCACGAGGCTGGCCTCTCGAAGGACGTGAAGGTCGAAACTATCGCCGGGTCAGACATTACCGGAAAACGACAGGACAAGTACACCCAGTGGCTCTCGTCGGGCCGCAAGAAGCCCTCGCTGCTGATGATGGACAACGGATGGACGCTCCCGTTCATCGTCCGCAACCAGTTGCTCAACCTGAGCGAGGAGATTCCGGAGACGACCAAGATGGTCGAAGACGAGTACTTCGGCGCGAGCGTGAACACCACGAAGGGACCGAACGGCGACATGTACGCCGTGCCGCTGTTCCCGGACCTGCCGACGATGCAGTACCGCAAGGACCTCGTGCAGGACGCGGGCTACGACACGTCCGACTGGGCGACCAACTCGATGACGTGGAAGCGCTTCTCCGAGATTACCGCCGACGTGAAACAGCAGAGCGACGTGGACTACGGGTTCACGTTCCAGTTCAAGTCCTACGGTGGCCTCTCGTGCTGTACCTTCAACGAGTTCCTGTCGAGTTTCGGCGGGACGTACTTCGGCGGCCTCGACAACCTGTTCGGCCCGGTCGGCGACCGACCAATCACCGTGGACGAGAAACCGGTCGTCGATTCGCTCCGGATGGTCCGGACCTTCGTCAACGGCCAAGACGACGAGTACAGCCTCGACGGCATCACCGGCGACATCTCGCCGCAGGCCGTCCTCCAGTGGTCCGAGGAGCCCTCGCGAAAACCCTTCACCAGCGGCAACGCCGTGATGCACCGCAACTGGCCCTACTCGGTCAACACCAGCGGTGCCGACGAGAACCTCGGCGAGAACCTCGGCGTCATGCCCATCCCGCACGGCGTTTCCCCGGAGAACGCCAAGTACGAGGGCACCGGCGGCGCGGTCGCCGCGCTCGGTGGCTGGCACACCACGGTCAACCCGAACACCGAGAAGAAGGACATCGCGCTGGAGATCGTCAAGCTCCTGACCAAGAAGGAGATGCAGTACAACCTCCTCGAGGAGATCGGCTGGATGCCGCCCCGCCCGCCGATGCTCGAATCGGACAAGGCGAAGAACATCCCCGTCATGGGTCGCTACATGGAGACGTTCCAGAAGGCCGGTCAGAACGCGATTCCGCGGCCCGTGACGGCGGTCTGGCCCCAACAGCGGAGCAAGATCGCCCAAGAGGCCAACGCCACCGCCGCGGGCCAGAAGGCCCCGAAGAAGGCCATGACCGACCTCAAGAAGACGCTCAAGCAAATCGAGGACAGCGTCTAA